One Homalodisca vitripennis isolate AUS2020 unplaced genomic scaffold, UT_GWSS_2.1 ScUCBcl_745;HRSCAF=3401, whole genome shotgun sequence genomic window carries:
- the LOC124371312 gene encoding histone H2B — protein sequence MPPKASGKAVKKAGKAQKNITKGDKKKKRRRKESYAIYIYKVLKQVHPDTGVSSKAMSIMNSFVNDIFERIAAEASRLAHYNKRSTITSREIQTAVRLLLPGELAKHAVSEGTKAVTKYTSSK from the coding sequence ATGCCACCGAAAGCGAGCGGAAAAGCCGTCAAGAAGGCCGGCAAGGCCCAGAAGAACATCACCAAGGGCGACAAGAAGAAGAAGCGCAGGAGGAAGGAGAGTTATGCCATCTACATCTACAAGGTGCTGAAACAGGTCCACCCCGACACCGGCGTCTCCAGCAAGGCCATGTCCATCATGAACAGCTTCGTGAACGACATATTCGAGCGCATAGCCGCCGAAGCTTCCCGCCTGGCCCACTACAACAAGCGGTCGACCATCACGTCGCGGGAGATCCAGACCGCCGTCAGGCTCCTGTTGCCCGGCGAGTTGGCCAAGCACGCCGTGAGCGAGGGTACCAAGGCCGTGACCAAGTACACCAGCTCCAAGTAA
- the LOC124371313 gene encoding histone H2A-like: MSGRGKGGKVKGKAKSRSSRAGLQFPVGRIHRLLRKGNYAERVGAGAPVYTWPAVMEYLAAEVLELAGNAARDNKKTRIIPRHLQLAIRNDEELNKLLSGVTIAQGGVLPNIQAVLLPKKTEKKA, from the coding sequence ATGTCAGGACGAGGCAAAGGCGGTAAAGTGAAGGGAAAGGCAAAGTCCCGCTCGTCCAGGGCCGGTCTTCAGTTCCCGGTCGGCAGGATCCACCGTCTGCTCCGCAAGGGCAACTACGCCGAGCGAGTGGGTGCCGGAGCTCCGGTCTATACCTGGCCCGCCGTCATGGAGTATCTCGCCGCCGAGGTTCTCGAGTTGGCCGGTAACGCGGCCCGTGACAACAAGAAGACCAGGATCATTCCCCGTCACCTTCAGCTGGCCATCAGGAATGACGAGGAGCTGAACAAGCTCCTGTCCGGTGTCACCATCGCCCAGGGAGGTGTACTGCCAAACATCCAGGCCGTGCTCCTGCCCAAGAAGACCGAGAAGAAGGCCTAA